A window of Aerococcus urinae contains these coding sequences:
- the addA gene encoding helicase-exonuclease AddAB subunit AddA, with translation MEIPIKPQNATYTDQQWSAIHLNQHNLLLSASAGSGKTRVLVERIINQVKSGRKLSELLVVTFTELAAKEMKERIEKSLKDEINRELDNQKRFHLQREVQALPQANISTIDAFCRQVINRYYYLIDLDPKFRLVTDETEWLLFYEKVWKKLKEDLLDRESDIYGDYHDEFVILSNNYSDGRQASDEKLSQLIFDLYNKARSHANPKGWLQEALKYYQTDETYSKSNFYRQELVPYLSQLLENRYIKAFTAYEESIPSQGLVGDERGEGIQKLIAGIQEQKQFFIHLKDLLENKDYQATYEYFNNRPKFAFINYKVKAKSPAMDQKKALRSAYSQLLKDLQLNAKINQTDLYKFLAFDEETTNKMLEESHRLASAIVHLCQLFIDRMQAKMLEEKQLDFQAIELYTYQILSLTDPDKNEALLYYQSRFKEVMVDEYQDVNGLQEAIIQAVSQEDRSHNRFMVGDVKQSIYRFRYADPKLFMDKYQRYANFDDQTSPFEEPSYRINLAENFRSRPEILSFVNFVFSQLMDETIGGVDYLSEGQLSVGATWYPDLEGYETEVLLVEENEDYRQSLDSNQELSRTELQAEVIAQKIISLMQKGFKIYDKDATSEDKMRPLRYSDIVILGSNRTFYQDLENILTQYDIPIMQDKKQNYFQRTEIMTMVELLKLIDNPYQDIPLAAVLRSPIIGLTEPEMAKIRMAEREGTYFEAVQSYIDSHQNERDNDLLNKLQQLLDWLQFWRSFTKEHSIAQLIWQIYQDTGYLDYVSGMTNGLQRESNLHGLYKRAYDFEEKQFRGLFQFIRFIEKMQEREKDLESPQTIDLNQNAVQLMTVHASKGLEFPLVFYFNMAKGFNVDDLKNELLINDQIGIGVKVKDRFNGISYNNPIRLLAEHYERLELSAEEQRKLYVALTRAEQKLYLVGATEARDKTFDQWIKWADLSQKNQVIDESLRAISNQSDNIQKWIGTSIARHPDFRNKSHYDQVPQSSYQSVTTDFYIQVVNEEELLTHTAFQNIQLAPEKASVEGENAQTEIISSPLDYDYPYREASQTSSYQSVSELKRLFEEPEDGRQMQWRYSNNQSEAVQGLRFTPSHYPAPEFIQSQAEHSPTEHGSAVHLLLQAMNLKAMPSFDSLSESYKDLVAKELLEESSLSEADLKQLLAFFETPMGKRIIHPKSQVYREQPFSYLLPYRQLKSSTGLAPNDKVLIHGIIDGFLIDENDQVWLFDYKTDHIGYLPAKEQRQALLKRYRVQMSLYKKALTSILERPVDYAVLIALDSLETFLVE, from the coding sequence GTGGAAATACCAATTAAACCGCAAAATGCAACTTATACGGACCAACAATGGTCTGCTATTCATTTAAACCAGCATAATTTATTACTTTCGGCCTCAGCTGGCTCAGGAAAAACCCGGGTCTTGGTTGAGAGAATTATTAATCAAGTGAAAAGTGGGCGTAAGTTATCCGAACTCTTAGTGGTTACTTTTACCGAATTAGCTGCTAAGGAAATGAAAGAACGTATTGAGAAAAGCCTAAAAGATGAAATTAACCGTGAGCTAGATAATCAAAAAAGATTTCATCTCCAAAGAGAAGTTCAAGCCCTGCCCCAAGCGAATATCTCGACCATTGATGCTTTTTGTCGGCAAGTGATCAATCGCTACTATTATCTAATTGATCTGGATCCTAAATTTCGCCTAGTGACCGATGAGACGGAATGGTTACTTTTTTATGAGAAAGTTTGGAAAAAGTTAAAAGAAGACCTTTTAGACCGTGAAAGTGATATTTATGGCGATTATCATGATGAATTTGTGATCCTCAGCAATAATTATTCAGATGGCCGGCAAGCCAGTGATGAAAAGCTTAGCCAGTTAATTTTTGATTTGTATAATAAGGCACGGTCTCACGCCAACCCTAAGGGCTGGCTCCAAGAAGCCTTAAAGTATTATCAAACTGATGAGACTTATTCAAAAAGCAATTTTTACCGTCAGGAGCTGGTCCCTTATTTATCTCAGCTACTGGAAAATCGCTATATCAAAGCCTTTACTGCCTATGAAGAAAGTATTCCCAGTCAAGGTCTAGTAGGAGATGAAAGAGGCGAAGGCATTCAGAAATTAATTGCTGGTATCCAAGAACAAAAGCAGTTTTTTATCCATTTAAAAGACCTGCTAGAAAACAAGGACTATCAAGCAACCTATGAGTATTTTAACAACCGGCCCAAATTTGCTTTTATTAACTACAAGGTTAAGGCCAAGTCTCCAGCTATGGATCAAAAAAAGGCCCTAAGATCTGCTTATAGTCAACTGCTAAAAGACTTACAATTAAATGCTAAAATCAACCAAACTGACCTTTATAAATTTCTAGCCTTTGATGAAGAGACCACAAATAAAATGCTGGAAGAGAGCCACCGCTTAGCTTCCGCCATTGTCCATTTGTGTCAGTTATTCATTGACCGCATGCAAGCAAAAATGCTTGAAGAAAAGCAGCTGGACTTTCAAGCCATTGAATTATATACTTATCAAATTTTAAGTCTGACTGATCCCGACAAGAATGAAGCCCTGCTTTATTATCAGTCCCGCTTTAAAGAAGTCATGGTCGATGAGTATCAAGACGTCAATGGCCTGCAAGAGGCGATCATTCAAGCGGTTAGTCAAGAAGATCGTTCCCATAATCGCTTTATGGTAGGGGATGTGAAGCAAAGTATCTATCGCTTCCGCTATGCCGACCCTAAATTATTTATGGACAAGTACCAGCGCTATGCTAACTTTGACGATCAAACGTCGCCTTTTGAGGAGCCTTCTTATCGAATCAATCTAGCGGAAAATTTCCGTAGTCGCCCTGAGATATTAAGCTTTGTCAACTTTGTGTTTTCTCAATTAATGGACGAAACAATTGGTGGAGTCGATTATCTTTCTGAAGGACAGTTAAGTGTGGGAGCCACTTGGTACCCAGACCTAGAAGGCTATGAAACGGAAGTCTTATTAGTTGAAGAAAATGAGGATTACCGTCAAAGCTTGGATAGCAATCAAGAACTGTCTCGAACCGAACTCCAAGCAGAAGTGATTGCCCAAAAAATAATTTCGCTCATGCAAAAGGGCTTTAAGATTTATGATAAGGACGCAACTAGTGAAGATAAGATGCGCCCGCTACGCTATAGTGATATTGTTATTTTAGGAAGCAATCGTACTTTTTATCAGGATTTAGAAAACATTTTAACTCAATACGATATACCGATTATGCAAGACAAAAAGCAAAATTATTTCCAACGGACTGAAATAATGACCATGGTAGAGCTATTGAAATTAATTGATAATCCTTATCAAGATATTCCTTTGGCAGCAGTATTACGGTCACCAATTATTGGCTTGACTGAACCAGAAATGGCCAAGATACGCATGGCTGAGCGCGAGGGGACTTATTTTGAAGCGGTCCAATCTTATATTGATTCTCACCAAAATGAAAGGGATAATGACCTACTTAATAAACTCCAACAACTGCTCGATTGGCTCCAGTTTTGGCGTAGTTTTACCAAAGAGCATTCGATAGCTCAATTAATTTGGCAAATCTACCAAGATACAGGCTATTTAGACTATGTGAGTGGGATGACCAATGGTTTACAACGCGAAAGTAACTTACACGGCTTATATAAAAGAGCCTATGATTTTGAGGAAAAGCAATTCAGGGGCCTTTTTCAGTTTATTCGTTTCATTGAAAAAATGCAGGAACGCGAGAAGGACTTAGAAAGTCCACAGACCATCGATCTCAATCAAAATGCAGTCCAATTAATGACCGTCCATGCCAGTAAAGGACTAGAATTCCCGCTTGTTTTTTACTTCAATATGGCTAAGGGATTCAATGTCGACGATCTGAAGAATGAACTGTTGATTAATGACCAAATAGGTATTGGGGTTAAAGTAAAAGACCGTTTCAATGGCATTAGCTATAACAATCCGATTCGTTTGCTGGCTGAACACTATGAGCGCCTTGAACTTAGTGCAGAGGAACAACGTAAGTTATATGTGGCCTTAACCCGGGCTGAGCAAAAACTTTATCTAGTAGGCGCGACAGAAGCCCGAGATAAAACTTTTGATCAATGGATTAAATGGGCCGACTTGAGTCAAAAAAATCAGGTCATCGATGAGAGTCTACGCGCTATTTCTAATCAAAGCGATAATATCCAAAAATGGATCGGAACTTCAATTGCCCGCCATCCGGATTTTAGAAATAAAAGTCATTATGACCAGGTCCCACAATCTAGCTATCAAAGCGTGACTACGGATTTTTATATCCAGGTGGTCAATGAGGAAGAACTCTTAACCCACACAGCCTTTCAAAATATTCAGCTTGCGCCCGAAAAGGCAAGTGTTGAGGGAGAGAATGCTCAAACAGAGATTATTTCATCGCCCTTGGACTATGACTATCCTTATCGGGAAGCTAGTCAGACGAGTAGTTATCAGTCAGTGTCGGAATTAAAGCGGCTGTTTGAGGAACCAGAAGATGGCCGTCAAATGCAGTGGCGCTATTCAAATAATCAGAGTGAAGCAGTGCAAGGTCTGCGGTTTACTCCGAGTCACTATCCCGCTCCAGAATTTATTCAGAGCCAAGCGGAACATAGCCCTACTGAGCATGGCTCAGCCGTTCATTTACTTCTCCAAGCCATGAACTTAAAGGCTATGCCTAGTTTCGACTCACTATCCGAAAGCTATAAGGACTTAGTTGCTAAGGAACTGCTCGAAGAAAGTAGTTTAAGTGAGGCTGATTTAAAGCAGTTATTGGCTTTCTTTGAAACACCTATGGGTAAGAGAATTATTCATCCTAAGAGCCAAGTTTACCGGGAACAGCCTTTTTCCTATTTACTGCCTTATCGCCAACTAAAGTCCTCTACTGGGCTAGCCCCCAATGATAAGGTCCTCATTCACGGAATCATTGATGGATTTCTCATTGATGAAAATGACCAGGTATGGCTGTTTGACTATAAAACCGACCATATTGGCTATTTACCCGCTAAAGAGCAAAGGCAAGCCCTGTTGAAACGCTACCGTGTCCAAATGTCACTTTATAAAAAAGCTTTAACTTCAATTTTAGAACGACCGGTGGATTATGCGGTCTTGATAGCCCTGGATTCTTTAGAGACTTTCCTGGTGGAATAA
- a CDS encoding ribonuclease H1 domain-containing protein → MKYYAVKKGRKTGIFTDWPTCKKAIDKYPNAVYKSFSSQAAAENFLSDQGSQPVRVDSNDQVLAYVDGSFMTTNNRYGFGGILLYQGEEYTFFGGGDDPELVKMRNVAGEMMASMRAVKAAIKLEAKAILIHFDYQGIEKWVTGEWQAKNEFTQSYRQFMLDKEKEIKIHFVKVKAHSNDHYNDIADQLAKKGALN, encoded by the coding sequence GTGAAATACTATGCGGTAAAAAAAGGGCGAAAAACGGGAATTTTCACTGATTGGCCAACTTGTAAAAAAGCCATCGATAAGTACCCCAATGCCGTCTATAAATCCTTTAGCAGTCAAGCAGCAGCGGAGAACTTTTTAAGCGATCAAGGTAGTCAACCTGTCAGGGTCGATTCTAATGACCAGGTTTTAGCTTATGTTGATGGTAGTTTCATGACTACCAATAATCGATATGGTTTTGGTGGGATTCTCCTTTACCAAGGCGAAGAATATACCTTCTTTGGTGGTGGCGATGATCCAGAATTAGTTAAAATGCGCAATGTCGCTGGGGAAATGATGGCCAGTATGCGGGCTGTGAAAGCGGCAATTAAATTAGAAGCTAAAGCAATCCTTATTCATTTTGATTATCAAGGAATTGAAAAATGGGTTACTGGCGAATGGCAAGCTAAAAATGAATTTACTCAGTCATACCGCCAATTTATGTTAGATAAAGAAAAAGAAATTAAGATTCATTTTGTTAAGGTCAAGGCCCACTCAAACGATCATTATAACGATATAGCTGACCAGCTTGCTAAGAAGGGTGCACTTAACTAA
- the lspA gene encoding signal peptidase II encodes MFFYLLSVILVIIDQMIKAWTVNHIALNETIPFIPNLLSLHYLQNSGAAWGMLAGHMWLFIPITLLVSGLIIYYYHHDNVHHPLYVTSLSLLLAGAVGNFIDRVRLGYVVDMFKLEFMDFPVFNFADTCLSLGVIIFIIYLLFFESKEE; translated from the coding sequence ATGTTTTTTTATCTCTTAAGCGTTATCTTAGTGATTATTGATCAAATGATAAAAGCGTGGACGGTGAATCATATCGCCTTAAATGAAACGATCCCTTTTATTCCCAATCTTTTATCCTTACATTACTTACAAAATAGTGGGGCAGCCTGGGGAATGCTTGCTGGTCATATGTGGTTATTTATTCCCATTACTTTACTTGTTAGTGGCTTAATCATTTATTATTACCACCATGACAATGTCCACCATCCCTTATATGTGACCAGTTTATCCTTATTACTTGCAGGGGCGGTTGGAAATTTTATTGACCGTGTTCGTTTGGGTTATGTCGTGGATATGTTTAAACTAGAGTTTATGGATTTTCCCGTTTTTAATTTTGCGGATACTTGTTTAAGTTTGGGAGTTATTATCTTTATCATTTACTTATTATTCTTTGAATCAAAAGAGGAGTGA
- a CDS encoding RluA family pseudouridine synthase — translation MLEKSYEYHDDQSLRLDRYLSQRLDSYSRSEIAQWIKTGRVKVNKQVVKPSYRLNPMDKIALSIEEEQKLPIVGEPLDLDIVYEDEDLLVINKAKGMVVHPSKGHLSGTLVNALLAYAQKNHFTLSDLGDYYRPGIVHRLDKDTSGLMVVAKSDQAYQALLEDLANHQVDRKYLALIYGHLPDKQGTIDIPLRRHSKDRMRYVGDPLGKEAVTHFKQIAQAENYALLRLSLETGRTHQIRAHLAYLDHPVVDDPLYAKAYQQRFFSQQGQCLHAYEISFNHPITKEKLSFQVNPPKNFMTILDKALPNYDLQLEE, via the coding sequence ATGCTTGAGAAAAGCTATGAATATCATGATGATCAGAGCCTGCGTTTGGATCGTTATTTGAGTCAGCGTTTAGATAGTTATAGCCGTAGTGAGATAGCCCAATGGATTAAAACGGGTCGAGTGAAAGTGAATAAGCAAGTAGTTAAGCCCAGTTACCGTTTAAACCCTATGGATAAGATCGCCTTATCGATTGAGGAAGAACAAAAGCTTCCGATAGTGGGAGAACCGCTTGATCTAGACATCGTTTATGAAGATGAAGATCTCTTAGTGATTAATAAAGCCAAAGGAATGGTCGTTCATCCCTCCAAGGGCCATTTAAGCGGGACCTTAGTCAATGCCTTATTAGCCTATGCCCAAAAAAATCATTTTACATTGAGTGACTTAGGGGACTATTATCGCCCAGGAATTGTTCATCGGCTGGATAAAGATACCAGTGGCCTAATGGTAGTCGCCAAATCAGACCAAGCTTACCAAGCTTTGCTTGAAGACTTGGCTAATCACCAAGTAGATAGAAAATATCTTGCCCTGATTTACGGTCATTTGCCGGATAAACAGGGGACGATTGATATTCCCTTGCGTCGTCATTCTAAAGACCGGATGCGTTATGTGGGCGACCCTTTAGGTAAAGAAGCAGTGACCCATTTTAAGCAAATCGCTCAAGCGGAAAACTATGCCTTGCTGCGCTTAAGTTTGGAAACTGGTCGTACTCACCAGATCAGGGCCCACTTAGCTTACTTGGACCATCCTGTTGTCGATGACCCACTCTATGCCAAAGCCTATCAGCAGCGATTTTTTAGCCAGCAGGGACAATGTCTCCATGCCTATGAAATATCATTCAATCACCCGATCACTAAAGAAAAACTTAGCTTTCAGGTTAATCCGCCTAAGAACTTTATGACCATATTAGATAAGGCTCTACCTAACTATGATTTACAGTTGGAGGAATAG
- a CDS encoding YneF family protein: protein MSNFAWIIIIIITLIIGMILGFFIARRYMMNYFQDNPPISADMIRTMMAQMGQKPSEKRVQQIINSMKKTKK from the coding sequence ATGTCAAATTTTGCTTGGATTATTATTATCATTATTACTTTGATTATCGGTATGATCTTAGGTTTCTTTATTGCTCGTCGTTATATGATGAACTATTTCCAAGATAACCCACCAATTTCAGCTGATATGATTCGGACGATGATGGCACAAATGGGGCAAAAACCTTCCGAAAAACGTGTCCAACAAATTATTAATTCCATGAAAAAAACGAAAAAATAA
- a CDS encoding lysophospholipid acyltransferase family protein, translating to MWFYYFMAYLVKALIRIVNGKPELSYHEDYDPDQHYLIVAPHRSILDPVIIGIHTLPKPVHFLAKQELFSSALVNWCLDHLGVMPVDRENPSMASLKTAVTELKKGEDNVGLFPTGSRYSTEIKDGAAVLAKMGKVDILPVAYQGPIHISGLFSRKSKNRVKFRVGKPIYLPAGKKLSKEELSEIDQQIGQAFQEIDQAIDPNYHYDVEEAIRERDRK from the coding sequence ATGTGGTTTTACTACTTTATGGCTTACTTGGTTAAAGCTTTAATTCGAATTGTTAATGGAAAACCAGAACTTTCCTATCATGAAGACTATGATCCTGACCAACACTATTTAATTGTTGCGCCCCACCGCAGCATACTTGATCCGGTAATTATCGGTATCCATACCTTACCTAAACCGGTTCATTTCTTAGCCAAGCAGGAACTATTCTCATCCGCTTTGGTCAATTGGTGTTTAGACCACTTAGGCGTTATGCCAGTTGATCGGGAAAATCCAAGTATGGCTTCATTAAAAACAGCGGTAACAGAACTTAAAAAAGGTGAAGACAACGTTGGACTTTTTCCTACTGGATCTCGTTATTCGACAGAAATTAAGGATGGGGCAGCCGTACTAGCAAAAATGGGTAAGGTAGATATTTTACCTGTTGCCTATCAAGGACCAATTCATATTTCTGGACTCTTTTCAAGAAAGTCAAAAAATCGGGTAAAGTTCAGAGTGGGAAAACCCATCTACTTGCCTGCTGGAAAGAAGTTATCAAAAGAAGAACTCAGTGAAATTGACCAGCAGATTGGGCAGGCTTTTCAAGAAATTGACCAGGCGATTGATCCTAATTATCACTATGATGTTGAAGAAGCTATCCGAGAACGGGATCGAAAATAA